One genomic region from Planctomycetia bacterium encodes:
- a CDS encoding oxidoreductase — protein MDRNADMAKKRAVSPIVSAPVVGEANTRLWPSRRVLVTVSSLVAAIALVRAELLEPVVGSVVDQAVRNIITLILAFAALVSLVLWFVRESGHAPALKQMVFGGLLGLVVVAAGVLRIERVSGDLVPEFNWRWAPSRDRLLPKPEQGEANPRQADAAGAWAASAQDFPRFLGPAGDAGLPGPALVADWQATPPRELWRRPIGAGWSGFATTAGHAATLEQRGDEEIVSCLALADGVQTWAVPIRGRHETVLGGVGPRSTPTIRDGVVYAAGATGWLHAIDGPTGRVTWRKNVLDDLGIDADKHTAAVAWGRSGSPLVTDTLVIVPGGGPLEAGGGAVSLVAYDRVTGERRWTGGDEQISYASPDLVTIAGREVVLTVNEASVAAHDPATGARLWSFPWPGHSNSDATCSQPRVLADGRILISKGYGIGAAVFGVAAEPGPGAAEAGPAVFRPVWSQPGFLKTKFTNVVVHDGHAYGLSDGILECVRLADGKRMWKGGRYGQGQVLRVGAHLLVQAESGEVVLVDCAPAGHAVRARLAALDGQTWNNPAVVGDRLLVRNAAEAACYALPVRNDP, from the coding sequence GTGGACCGCAACGCCGACATGGCCAAGAAACGTGCAGTGTCCCCGATCGTGTCCGCGCCGGTCGTGGGTGAGGCGAACACGCGGCTCTGGCCCTCGCGGCGCGTACTCGTGACGGTGTCGTCGCTCGTGGCCGCGATCGCCCTGGTGCGGGCCGAACTCCTCGAGCCCGTGGTCGGCAGCGTCGTCGACCAGGCGGTCCGCAACATCATCACGCTGATCCTCGCCTTCGCGGCGCTGGTCTCGCTCGTCCTGTGGTTCGTTCGCGAGAGCGGCCACGCACCGGCGCTCAAGCAGATGGTGTTCGGCGGCCTGCTTGGCCTCGTCGTCGTCGCGGCGGGCGTGCTGCGGATCGAACGCGTGTCGGGGGATCTCGTCCCCGAGTTCAACTGGCGCTGGGCGCCGTCGCGGGACCGGCTCCTGCCGAAGCCTGAGCAGGGGGAGGCGAACCCGCGGCAGGCCGACGCCGCAGGGGCGTGGGCGGCTTCAGCGCAGGATTTTCCGCGGTTCCTCGGCCCCGCGGGGGACGCTGGGCTGCCCGGGCCGGCGCTCGTGGCCGACTGGCAGGCGACGCCGCCGCGCGAACTGTGGCGCCGGCCGATCGGCGCCGGCTGGAGCGGGTTTGCGACCACTGCCGGCCATGCGGCGACGCTCGAGCAGCGCGGCGACGAGGAGATCGTCTCCTGCCTGGCACTCGCCGACGGCGTGCAGACGTGGGCCGTGCCGATCCGCGGCCGGCACGAGACGGTGCTCGGCGGCGTCGGCCCGCGGTCCACGCCCACGATCCGCGACGGCGTCGTCTACGCCGCCGGCGCCACCGGCTGGCTGCACGCCATCGACGGGCCGACGGGGCGGGTGACGTGGCGCAAAAACGTTCTCGACGACCTCGGCATCGACGCCGACAAGCACACCGCCGCGGTCGCCTGGGGCCGGTCGGGCTCGCCGCTCGTGACGGACACGCTGGTGATCGTGCCGGGGGGCGGGCCGCTCGAGGCGGGCGGGGGCGCTGTGTCGCTCGTGGCCTACGACCGCGTCACCGGCGAGCGGCGCTGGACCGGCGGCGACGAGCAGATCAGCTACGCGTCGCCCGACCTGGTGACGATCGCCGGCCGGGAGGTCGTGCTCACGGTGAATGAAGCCAGCGTGGCGGCCCACGACCCGGCGACCGGCGCCCGGCTGTGGTCGTTTCCCTGGCCGGGGCATTCCAACTCCGACGCCACCTGCTCGCAGCCGCGCGTCCTCGCCGACGGGCGGATCTTGATCTCCAAGGGCTATGGCATCGGGGCGGCGGTGTTTGGCGTCGCCGCCGAGCCCGGGCCGGGGGCGGCGGAAGCGGGACCAGCGGTGTTCCGCCCGGTCTGGTCGCAGCCCGGCTTCCTGAAGACGAAGTTCACCAACGTCGTCGTCCACGACGGTCACGCCTACGGCCTGTCCGACGGGATCCTGGAGTGCGTCCGCCTCGCCGACGGCAAGCGGATGTGGAAGGGAGGCCGGTACGGCCAGGGGCAGGTGCTGCGGGTCGGCGCGCACCTGCTCGTGCAGGCGGAGTCGGGGGAGGTGGTGCTCGTCGACTGCGCGCCCGCCGGCCACGCGGTCCGGGCACGGCTCGCGGCACTCGACGGGCAGACGTGGAACAACCCGGCGGTCGTCGGCGACCGGCTCCTCGTCCGCAACGCCGCCGAGGCGGCCTGCTACGCGCTGCCCGTGCGGAACGACCCTTGA
- the nadE gene encoding NAD+ synthase: MTTSDPQPHPPTPPGAVLVCQMEVVPGSPEVNLARILRGIDEATDRGASLVVFPEMALPGYLVGDEWENDAFLRDLVAMNEEIVAHTRGRAAAVWGSVQPVFGDHAPVLGRVPALGGRGEDGRTRKYNAAFVAAAGALVGNGVFAGFTPKSLLPKYREFDDARHFYGLPALAQELGRPPADLVAPFVLPIAGVERRVGVILCEDMWDDDYAFKPVAVLAAKGAELILNLSASPFGIGKQAKRDRILEVQSRGCEFYYANCTGAQDNGKNVFVFDGASPIYRDGRKVAQGPGFREAFVGAASGCEPETEEIAKVHAAVVSGLRATLVRVGGRKVLVGLSGGIDSAVVAALAVEAIGREHVVGVTMPSRYNTATTQALAAELAAGLGIRLIVAPIEEAVEATRRQIAGLTAAPIAGLVDENIQARDRGSRLLAALAAQLGAIEGASVVFTNNGNKTEVAQGYCTLYGDVNGAVAPIADLYKTQVYRLARHLNATGGGPIPAGILAVKPTAELSAAQNPDQGGGDPFQFEYHDRLLAQWIELRRDPEDILADHAAGRLEGVLGLAEGSRVVGGFFPDAAAFIADLEGCWRRFKGSFFKRVQAPPIVVVSKRAFGFDLREAQIGARFTRRYRRLKESLLGRPG; encoded by the coding sequence ATGACGACGTCCGATCCACAGCCGCATCCGCCCACGCCCCCGGGGGCGGTGCTCGTCTGCCAGATGGAGGTCGTCCCCGGCAGCCCCGAGGTCAACCTGGCGCGGATCCTGCGTGGCATCGACGAGGCCACGGACCGCGGCGCGTCGCTCGTCGTCTTTCCGGAGATGGCCCTGCCCGGCTACCTCGTCGGCGATGAATGGGAGAACGACGCCTTCCTCCGCGACCTCGTCGCCATGAACGAGGAGATCGTCGCCCACACCCGCGGCCGGGCCGCCGCCGTGTGGGGAAGCGTGCAGCCCGTGTTCGGCGACCACGCGCCCGTGCTCGGTCGCGTGCCGGCGCTCGGCGGCCGCGGCGAGGACGGCCGGACCCGCAAGTACAACGCCGCCTTCGTGGCCGCTGCCGGCGCGCTCGTGGGCAACGGCGTGTTTGCGGGATTCACGCCCAAGTCGCTGTTGCCGAAGTACCGCGAGTTCGACGACGCCCGGCATTTTTACGGGCTCCCCGCGCTGGCCCAGGAACTGGGCCGGCCGCCGGCCGACCTCGTCGCGCCGTTCGTGCTCCCGATCGCCGGGGTCGAGCGGCGCGTGGGCGTGATCCTCTGCGAGGACATGTGGGACGACGACTACGCCTTCAAGCCGGTCGCCGTTCTCGCGGCCAAGGGGGCGGAGTTGATTCTCAACCTCTCCGCGTCCCCGTTCGGCATCGGCAAGCAGGCGAAGCGGGACCGGATCCTCGAGGTGCAAAGCCGGGGCTGCGAGTTCTACTACGCCAACTGCACGGGGGCGCAGGACAACGGCAAGAACGTCTTCGTGTTCGACGGCGCCAGCCCGATCTATCGCGACGGCCGCAAAGTGGCGCAGGGCCCGGGGTTTCGCGAGGCGTTCGTCGGCGCCGCGTCGGGCTGCGAGCCGGAGACCGAGGAGATCGCCAAGGTGCATGCGGCGGTCGTGAGCGGCCTGCGGGCGACGCTCGTGCGGGTCGGTGGCCGGAAGGTGCTCGTCGGCCTCTCGGGGGGCATCGACTCCGCCGTCGTCGCAGCGCTGGCGGTGGAGGCGATCGGGCGTGAGCACGTCGTCGGCGTCACGATGCCGAGCCGCTACAACACGGCCACGACGCAGGCCCTCGCGGCGGAACTCGCCGCCGGCCTCGGCATCCGCCTGATCGTGGCACCGATCGAGGAGGCGGTGGAGGCGACGCGACGGCAGATCGCGGGGCTGACGGCCGCGCCGATCGCGGGGCTCGTCGATGAAAACATCCAGGCCCGCGACCGGGGCAGCCGGCTGCTGGCGGCGCTGGCGGCCCAGCTCGGTGCGATCGAAGGCGCGAGCGTCGTGTTCACCAACAACGGCAACAAGACCGAGGTCGCCCAGGGCTACTGCACGCTGTACGGCGACGTGAACGGCGCGGTGGCGCCGATCGCCGACCTCTACAAGACGCAGGTCTACCGGCTGGCGCGGCATCTCAACGCCACGGGCGGCGGCCCGATTCCCGCCGGGATCCTCGCCGTCAAGCCGACGGCCGAACTGTCGGCGGCCCAGAACCCGGACCAGGGGGGCGGGGATCCGTTCCAGTTCGAGTACCACGACCGGCTGCTCGCCCAGTGGATCGAACTGCGCCGCGACCCGGAGGACATTCTCGCCGACCATGCGGCCGGCAGGCTGGAGGGCGTGCTCGGGCTGGCGGAGGGAAGTCGCGTCGTCGGCGGTTTCTTCCCCGACGCGGCGGCGTTCATCGCCGACCTCGAGGGCTGCTGGCGCCGGTTCAAGGGGAGCTTTTTCAAGCGCGTGCAGGCCCCGCCGATCGTCGTCGTCAGCAAGCGGGCCTTCGGGTTCGACCTGCGCGAGGCGCAGATCGGCGCCCGCTTCACGCGCCGCTACCGGCGGCTCAAGGAATCGCTCCTCGGCCGGCCCGGGTGA